The Agromyces mariniharenae sequence CCGTCGCCGAGTTCCACCGCGCCCGATCCGGTGACGCCGTCACCCGACACGTCGTACGCCGCCTCACCGTCGAAGTCCGACAACTCGGCCTCGTAGACGGATGCCGCGGCCACGTCGCGATCGCGAGCGAGCGTGATGCGGTCGACGATCGCGTCGCCGATCGTGCCGCGCGTTCCGTCGAGACTTCGCGCACTGAGCGAGATGGTGTGCGTACCGGCGGTCAGGTCGACCGTGGTGTCGGCGTGGTCCCAGACCACCCACTTGTACCCGAGCGTCAGGAAGACCTCCTGCTCGGCGGCCCCGTCGACCGTGAGGAAGACGTTCGTCGGGCCCTGCTCCTGCACGAGCGGGTAGGTGTTCAGGCTGTTCGCGAACACCGACAGGTCGTACGTGCCGTCCTCGGGCACCTCGACCGTGAAGTCGAGCTTCCCGTCGGAGCCCGTGCGGAGGCCGCCCACGTCGAACGAGCCCGACGTGTAGAACTTCGACACGTCGGCCGGCGACCCCTCGGGGCCGTTCCGGCTGTAGCCGCCACCGGTGTACGCGGCGTCCTCGGCCTCGTAGCCGGCGTGCCAGGCCTGCGACACCGAGCCCTCGGAGCCGGTCGCGCCAGCCGGGGTCACGATGATCTCGTACGCCGACGACTCGAGGAGCTGCGGCAGTTCGGTCCCGTCGAAGTCGACGGTCACCGTTCCGTCGGTCACGGGCCGCACGAGCTCGGCGAGCAGCTCGGGCTGCTCGGAGTCGCCGAGCTGGCCCGTCCACGGGATCTCGCGCACGAAGACGCGCACCTCATCGCCGAACACGTCGGCGGGCACGTCGACGAAGTCGACCGGGGCGGGGCCGGTCGCACCGCCGATGATGGCCCGCGCGGTGGCGTGCTCCTCGTCGAGCGCAGCGACGCCCTGCAGCGAATAGTTCTGGCCGGGGAACGGCGGCGTGACCTCGACGGTGTGGCCGCTGAGCTGCGCGTAGGCGTTGTAGAGCCACCACTGGCCGTTGCCGCGGTTCACCTGCACGGCCGAGTCCGACAGGTTGCCGTTGATGTTCCAGAACGCGATCATCGCGTCGACCTTCGAGTCCTCGATCGCCGAGATCCACTGGATCATCTGGCCGGGCACGGAGGTGTGGTAGTTGAACGCGTACTCGTTGATGTTGATCGGCAACTCGGTGCCCTCGCGTGACGTGCCGTCGAATGCGGCGGCCTCCCAGCCGCGGAACTGCTCGACCGAGTCGCGGATGGCCTGCGGGTGCGAGAGCTCGTGCCACGTGATGATGTCGGGCACGGTGTCCTCGGCGATGGCGTGCTCGAGGAATCCCTGCACCTGGCCGAAGAGCACGCTCGTGCCCGGGCCGGCGACGCGCAGGTCGGGGAAGACCTCCTTGATGCGCCGGTACGTCGCATCCCACGCGGCGAAGTAGTCGGTCGGGTCGTTCAGCCACGATGTGCGGTCGAGGCTCCACTGGCCGGTGCCGAACATGTTGCCCTCGGGCTCGTTGAACGGCTCGATCACGAGGTGCTCGCGCTGCTCGGCCGGGATCTGCCCGATCATCTCGAGCTGCGCGTCGAGCACCCTGCGGTAGTCGGCGAGCTTCGCCTCGGGCGTCGAGCCGGGCCACTGGTAGGGGAAGCCCCGATACCAGTCGGTGACGCGCAGGTACACGTCGCCGCCGGTCGTCTCCGAGAGGGTCGGCAGGATCTCGAGGGCGTCGGAGCCCGGGTGCTGCGAGCCGTCCTGCGCCTTCGTCGCGACGCTGCGCACGTTCATGCCCTCGACGAGGTTGTCGGTCGGCATGCCCTCGCCGTACAGGCCGTAGAGCACGCCGGATGCCCCGCCGTGCACGTCGCCCGTGTCGGTGCCCAGGTCGACGCGCACCTCACCACGGTGCACGGTGACGTCGGCGGTCACGGCCACGCCGGCCGCCTCGCCGGCGACGGTGAACGTCCCGGATGCCGCGTACTGCTCGGGCGCGATCGGCTCCCACTCCACGGGCACATCGCGAGCGTAGCCGTCGGAGAAGTCCGCCCGCACCGACGCGGGGAGCGGCGGCGCCTCGCCCACGCGGGTGCGCACGTCGAACGCCGTGTCGGCGAGCTCGATGACGGTCGGCAGCTCGCTGCCGACGAGGTCGGCCACCTGGTCGGCGTTGAGCGCAGAGCGGTAGATGCTGAACTCGTCGACGGCGCCGTTGAAGGGCGGGTCGGGGTAGAACGAGCGGCCGATGAACCCCGCCGAGGTGGCGGTCGCCGTGAGCAGGTCGCTCGCCGTGACATCCGTCGCCTTGGAAGCGAGCGCGACGCCGTTGAGGTACGTCGTGATGCGGTCGGCCGCGGTGTCGAGCGTCACCGTGAGGGTCGCCCACTCCCCGGTGTGCAGCGGGCCCGTGCCAGTGATCTGCGCCTCGCCGCCGGCCCAGGTGCGGGTGATGGCCGTGCGCAGGTTTCCGTCGCCGTTGGACGGCGTCGAGAAGAGGTACCGCTCCGTGTTCGTACCGAGCGCGTAGATCCACTGCCACGGCCCGCCGTCGCCGTCCCAGCGCACCCGCGTCGAGACGGTGAGGTCCTGGGCGCCGGCGATCGCGTCGCGCGGGATCGTGACGTAGCCGCCCTGCAGGTCGAGGGCGCTGCCGTCGCCGGCTCCGACGACCGCGGTGGCGCCGCTGATCGTGCCGTTGAGTCCGTGGCCCGACGTGTCGGGCACGGACGTGCCGGTCACGTCGTCCATGGAGTAGTGCAGGTCGGGCGCGGGTGGTGCGGCTGCGGCGGGTGCCGCGGCGCCCGCCGCGACGAGGCCCGCGCCGAGCGCGATCGCGGTCGACAACGCGGCGGTGCGCCGTGCTGCCGAGCGACGCGTGTTGGCGTTTCGCATCTCGAGTACCTCTCTGTCTCGTGGGTGGTGGGGTTCCGCCCGATCAGGAGACCGGGCGGGGTGCGGCGGTGCTGCCGCGATCGGTGAAGACGGGTGGGATGAGGCGCACGACGTGCGGCGCCTCCTCGGCGAGGCGATGCTCGATGCGGGCCACGAGCTGGGCGACGGCGAGCCGGCCGAGCTCGCCGGCCGCGCTGTCGATCGCGGAGTACGGCAGCGAGAACGTGCGGGCGAAGTCGTCGGAGTAGCGGCCGATCACCGAGAGGTCGCGCGGCGACCGGAGGCCGCGTTCGGTGAGCACGCCGGGGAGCGCCGCCGCGGCGGCCTCGTTGTTGAGGAGCAGCCCGGTGGCGCCGGGGTGCGCGTCGAGGATCGCGTCGAGCTCGCGGCCGATCTCCGGCTGGCCGGATGCCGCGAAGCGGGCATGCAGGGTGATCCCCCGCTCCTCGGCCTGCTGCCGGGCGGCGTCCGCCAGGCGCCACACGTAGGCGCCGCCGCGGGCGACGACGTGCTCGGGCTGCGACACGAGGATGAGCTCGCGGTGCCCCAGCGCATGCAGGTGGTCGACCATGACCCGGCCGACCGCCGCGAAGTCGTGGTCGAACACGTCGACCCCTGCCGTGTCGGCCGGGAGCCCGACGAGCGCGCCCGGCTGGCGGGCGTCGCGCAGCACGGGCAGCCGGTCGTCGTGCTCGGCGACGTTCAGCAGCACGAAGCCGTCGACCATGCGCGAGTCGGCGAGCCGGCGCAGGGCCCGCACGCCGTCCTCCTCCGAGACGAGCAGGGTGTCGTAGCCGAGGTCGCGCGCCCCGTCGGTGACGCCGAGGATGTACTGCATCATGGCCGGCGCGAACTCGTCTTCGAGCACGCGCGCGAGCAGGCCGAGCACCTTCGTCTGCGAGGTCGCGAGCGCCCTGGCGCCGGCGTTCGGAGTGTAGCCGAGCCGCTCGACGGCGGCGGCGACCCTGTGCCGCACCTCGGGCGAGATCGCCCGCTTGCCCGACAGCGCGTACGACGCCGTGCTCCGCGAGACGCCCGCGACGCGCGCGACGTCGCCGATGGTGACCATGCGATCGACCTCCGTTGTCGAACCGGTTCGAAAGCGAACGCGTCCGACCATAGCGAGCCGTGAATCGCACCGCAACCCTTTTCGGTGGTTTTCGGTTCGCCACCGATCGCTGCCGCATTCTGGACCGAAAGGCCTCTCTCACCATCGGCCTCCACCGGCGACGTGCCGTCACCGAATATCCTGACCGCGTGACGTCATCGCCGAGCGCATCGCGCAGTCCGCTTCGCATCGTCCTCATCGTCGTCTGGGTGCTCGTCGCCGTCGCCTCGGCGGGGGCGATCGTGCTCGGCGCCCTGACCGCGGCGCTGAGCGGTGCGGGCTTCGACACGAGGTTCTCGAACCCGACGCCGCTGTTCATCCTGGTCATCGTGGTGAACCTCGCGGCGGGGGCCTGCGGCATCCTGCTCGGCGGCCGCTGGTGGACCGCCCTGCTCGTCGCCGCGCCGGCGCTGCTCTTCCTCGCGAACCTGATGCTCAACGGGCAGTGGGTGTCGACGATCCTCGTCCCGAGCCCGCTCGTCACGATCGTGGGCGTCGTGCTCGTGCTGGCGCTGCCGCGTCGGCGACGCCCGGTCGCCCCGGCCTGAGCGGCAGCCGCGGCATCCGCTGACGTCGGTGCACGGATGCCGCGGCGCCTCGGCCGATCGGCCGATGCAGTCGGACCGCACGGCCGATGCGCCCGCCGCCCCGCCCGCGCGACCATCGACGCATGACCGCCACCACCACCGCAGGCCGCGTGACGCGGCGCACGCGCAAGCGCCCCGAGTGGCTCGCGCCCGCGGGCCTC is a genomic window containing:
- a CDS encoding LacI family DNA-binding transcriptional regulator, coding for MVTIGDVARVAGVSRSTASYALSGKRAISPEVRHRVAAAVERLGYTPNAGARALATSQTKVLGLLARVLEDEFAPAMMQYILGVTDGARDLGYDTLLVSEEDGVRALRRLADSRMVDGFVLLNVAEHDDRLPVLRDARQPGALVGLPADTAGVDVFDHDFAAVGRVMVDHLHALGHRELILVSQPEHVVARGGAYVWRLADAARQQAEERGITLHARFAASGQPEIGRELDAILDAHPGATGLLLNNEAAAAALPGVLTERGLRSPRDLSVIGRYSDDFARTFSLPYSAIDSAAGELGRLAVAQLVARIEHRLAEEAPHVVRLIPPVFTDRGSTAAPRPVS
- a CDS encoding LamG-like jellyroll fold domain-containing protein gives rise to the protein MRNANTRRSAARRTAALSTAIALGAGLVAAGAAAPAAAAPPAPDLHYSMDDVTGTSVPDTSGHGLNGTISGATAVVGAGDGSALDLQGGYVTIPRDAIAGAQDLTVSTRVRWDGDGGPWQWIYALGTNTERYLFSTPSNGDGNLRTAITRTWAGGEAQITGTGPLHTGEWATLTVTLDTAADRITTYLNGVALASKATDVTASDLLTATATSAGFIGRSFYPDPPFNGAVDEFSIYRSALNADQVADLVGSELPTVIELADTAFDVRTRVGEAPPLPASVRADFSDGYARDVPVEWEPIAPEQYAASGTFTVAGEAAGVAVTADVTVHRGEVRVDLGTDTGDVHGGASGVLYGLYGEGMPTDNLVEGMNVRSVATKAQDGSQHPGSDALEILPTLSETTGGDVYLRVTDWYRGFPYQWPGSTPEAKLADYRRVLDAQLEMIGQIPAEQREHLVIEPFNEPEGNMFGTGQWSLDRTSWLNDPTDYFAAWDATYRRIKEVFPDLRVAGPGTSVLFGQVQGFLEHAIAEDTVPDIITWHELSHPQAIRDSVEQFRGWEAAAFDGTSREGTELPININEYAFNYHTSVPGQMIQWISAIEDSKVDAMIAFWNINGNLSDSAVQVNRGNGQWWLYNAYAQLSGHTVEVTPPFPGQNYSLQGVAALDEEHATARAIIGGATGPAPVDFVDVPADVFGDEVRVFVREIPWTGQLGDSEQPELLAELVRPVTDGTVTVDFDGTELPQLLESSAYEIIVTPAGATGSEGSVSQAWHAGYEAEDAAYTGGGYSRNGPEGSPADVSKFYTSGSFDVGGLRTGSDGKLDFTVEVPEDGTYDLSVFANSLNTYPLVQEQGPTNVFLTVDGAAEQEVFLTLGYKWVVWDHADTTVDLTAGTHTISLSARSLDGTRGTIGDAIVDRITLARDRDVAAASVYEAELSDFDGEAAYDVSGDGVTGSGAVELGDGESATFWVYGARDAEATVTVDVAGDAAGSLAVNGRDVLDLSSATRAAVHLDGGINKVTVTGDAAGVVLDKLRIGGSAERLGATEYQAEDAELAGTAAATALTLAEGGSAVSGIGGDPGNENTLTFRVDAAEAGAHAVVVRYSNPEQVPATHYNPNPMARHADLSVNGGDVQRVLFAPTFHRNNFWERTIVLDLEAGENTITFSAEEQPNFDGVTYAGENWPGIPLRAKEAPIIDRVTVSPFSALPLDVPVEATAKCLAGKVRVTATAVNGEEVPIALAFETEYGTKTAVDVVPGKALSHTFNTKATEAPAGEVVVIATATIDGEEVSLTQSAAYDARNCG